In the Candidatus Bathyarchaeota archaeon genome, GATAGCAGGATATATTACCAGGTTAAAATCAATTGCGCATGCAGGAGAAGCAGAAGAAGGCGCTGAAGAAGAGGAAGAGTAGGAGTTGAAGACTAGATGTCTACAATGGGTGATTACAGGAAAGGATGGGCGCTCCGCTACTTAAGAGAGGCAAAGGCAGAACTTCTAGCAGCTCAGAAAACGCCTTCTATCGCACACAGTTTAATTCTTGAAGCCATGAGAAAGGCACAAGCAGCAATATACTACAGCTTAGGTGACCCCGCCTTCATAGAATCCATTGTATATCAAGCATTTTACAACCAAGAACAATCAACTGACGAACCCGTGCTTAAGTGTTTAATCGAAATTGAGCGGACAATACAGAAGCTTTCCCAAACACCTGATTCAAAGCTTCCTAAGACATTTGAGCATGTTGACGATATCTTACAGATTGCGTCCGATATTGTTGAGCTTTTCACTGGAGAAAAAGCGTAATGCGATTTTGTCAAATTTCCTGATAAAAAACAGCATAAAATTTTAATCTGGAATGATAAAGCTGACAATCACAATAAAAGTAAACCTTGTAGGCGTTCTACGAGAACTAGCCGGAAAAAGCACTGTCTCGCTGAAAATTGACAGCTCTGCAATTGTTAAAGATGTTATTTCTGAACTCACAAACTCTTTCTCATCCGAATTTAAACAGGCTTTGATTGATTCAGAACTCGACGACCCTCGACCAAATGTGCTCGTTTTATTGAACAATAAAGAGATAGGTGTGCTGGATGGACTCAAAACTAGAGTTAGAGATGGAGACAAGTTAGTTTTGATTCCGGTCTCCCACGGTGGCTAATAGAATTTCTAACTTTTGCGTGTTGACGAAGCTATTTACTGTGTTATGTCGAATGCTTGCAAAACCTCTCTCATTTTCACTATGTCGTCAAAGTCGACGAAATCGCTATTTACTATTTTCAGTTTTTCTTCTATTCGGTTTTTCTTTATCGTTATGACATTGTAGGAGTTGCAGAAGAAACCACGGAGTTTTTCGCAAGACGCGCTTCCAGCGTGGATTATCTTCATGTTTTCGATTTGCCATCGCCACGGTCTGTGTCTGTGTCCACATAACACAAGGTCTACTTTAGATTTTGTTAGGCTTCTCAGAACGTCGCCCGCGTCTATGACAGTGATTTGATCAGCACCCGTTCTGGAACAGGAATTATGTGATGATGGATTGCCACTATTTTCAGTTTATCTTGATGCTTTGCGAGGGCGCTTTCAAGCCAGAGATTTTGTCTGTGACCTACTTCTCCGTCGTCTCTGTCTGGCCTTGCAGAGCTAACTATGACAATAACGATGTCCTCTATATCGGTTATTTGTAAGAAGGGAAACAATCGTCTGAAAAGTAGGTATCCCGTAGAGCGGTAGTCGTGGTTTCCGCTTACATAAATAACCTTGTCAGCTTTCAACTTCTTCATTTGTGCTGCAACTGTCTGGAATTAGGACATCAATCCGTCTTCAGTTAAATCTCCAGTTACTAGAACTACGTCTGGAGACATGGCGTTAATTTCTCTTATAGCATCTTGTAAAACCTTGTTTCGAAACATTGAACCGCAATGGGTATCAGAAATTTGGACTAGCAACATATCTTTGTTCACCCTTGTCGACTATTTCATAGCTTCTTTTATAGATGTTTTCGTGTCTGGATTATCTACGAAAGCAGGTGGATGTTGCCTATTCTTACGTTGTCTAAGTATTTTCTTGCAATGTCATAGCAGTTGTTGGCGTTTTTTCTGTTTGTGGTTGGCAAATCGTTTAGTATGTATGCTGGAAAGAATGCCAAGAGGGTGTAGGGGATTTGAGGGTTTACCTCTGCAATGAATTTGGCGATATTTTCCACTTCTTTTATGTCCACGTAGTCTGGTATTAGAAGTGTGCTGGCGGTTAGAAGGGGGAGTTCTGGTCTTTGATTGTAGTATTTTTTGCCTATTTTTTGGAAGTTTTCAAGGGTTGCTTTGTTTGATGTTCCACATAACACTTTGTTAAGGTTTTCATCCCACGTTTTTATGTCGAATTTCATGTTTCCACCGCTTTTCAGTGAAAACTCTGCGGCTTGTTCTGCGTAGTTTGGGAGCATTCGACCGTTTGTTTCCCAACAGATGCGTAGTATTCGGTTCTTGTTTAAGGCTTCTGTTAAGGCTATTTGGCTTGTTTTCAGGGCGTGGGGCATTTGAGTGGAGGGGTCGCCTCCAAAGAAGCAGATACATGAGGTTTTTTCATATGCTTTGGATGCCAGCTGTTCGGCTGAAATTGTTGGTTTGTGTTTTCGGGCTAGGTTTCGGTAGTGCCAGTTTTGACAGAAAAGGCAGTCTGTGCTGCAGCTGCCGTAGAAAACGGCCAGGTTTGAGTGGCCTATCTCTGCTTTTGGTTTGTAGGCGTATTTTGGGTAGCTTGCGCCTGTACATCCTGGGCAGAACCACCATGAGACGCAATTTGTCGGTAGCAGGTCGTGGTACCATTGCAGTATGCCTTTTTCGGGTGTTCCACCGTGGCGTACTAGCTTGTCATCTTGGTTTTCCACGAGACCGCAGTATCCCTTTCTGCCTTCGGCTATTTTGCATTTGTTGGCGCATTGGCCGCATTGAAGGCCATCGGGTGTTTTTGGCGGGTTTGCGGGTAAGTTGAAAGCTTGCCTAGTTTCGGCGTGGATTTGGTTGCTAATTTGTAGAGCTTTTTCCGGGTTTGAACGGATGCAGTCTAGGCAAATGCCTAGTTGAGCTGAGATTAGAGGTGAGTGGATGCTGCAGATTTGGCATTTCGCCAATTGGCTGTTTTCTCCAAGGAATGTTTGGGATGCTTGTTCTTTATAGTAGTGTTGGAGGGTACGGTTGGAGTGTGTGCGTTACCCATAAACTAGACCCTATATTATAGGTTTAAAATATGAAAGTGAGCTTTAGGCTGTGTGTAGCACCTGAATCCCTCTGGATTTTATTTTGATTCCAAATAGGCGGCTAATAGACGCCAAATCGAATTGGTGATGTTTGATTTTAGAGCTAACAGAAGTTTTTAGTTTTATGTGTTTTTGCTTATCAATAAGACATAAACTTTATTAAGTATTGCGACAGACGACAGATTTGAGAGGTGTTCAAGAAAATGGGCGGTACTTCCGAACGAGAATATAGCGAAAAGCTGCAAAAGGTAATAGAAAGACTGAACAAACGAGTAAAAGACGTTCAGAAAGACTTTGACAAAATTGAGAAAATCAAAGTAGATGCACTGAAGAAAGTTGAAGACATGAGACGCTATGCAGAAAAGGAAGTAAACAAAATTGAAAAGAACATTGCGAAATCGAAGGATTTAGCACCAGAATCCAAACAAAGATTAGAATCACAAATAGTAGTTGCAAGAAACGAAACCGAGGGTAAATATTCCACATCGAGAAGACAAATTGCTGAAAGCATCATACCTGTCGCAGCATAACACTACTAGATCCTACTTTTTTACGAAATCTTGCCTAACTGTCGTTTTAAAGAAAGAATTAGCTATGAAGAAAGGTTTGAAGACCTTCTATTTTGTCAAGTAGCTTATCCAAGCATCAGGGTTTTGGTATTTTACTTGTAAGTGGTTTTTCCAGAATGCCCTTGCAAGAGTTATGAAGTCTTTGGATGATAGTTTGTTGCTCATATCTTGACACTGAATAAACAATACGATAATTTAGGATTTAAGTCAAATTGCTGCTTCTACTATATTACGAAAACTGAAATATGTTACAGTCAA is a window encoding:
- a CDS encoding metallophosphoesterase — protein: MLLVQISDTHCGSMFRNKVLQDAIREINAMSPDVVLVTGDLTEDGLMS
- a CDS encoding MoaD/ThiS family protein, with the protein product MIKLTITIKVNLVGVLRELAGKSTVSLKIDSSAIVKDVISELTNSFSSEFKQALIDSELDDPRPNVLVLLNNKEIGVLDGLKTRVRDGDKLVLIPVSHGG
- a CDS encoding metallophosphoesterase; the encoded protein is MKKLKADKVIYVSGNHDYRSTGYLLFRRLFPFLQITDIEDIVIVIVSSARPDRDDGEVGHRQNLWLESALAKHQDKLKIVAIHHHIIPVPERVLIKSLS
- a CDS encoding radical SAM protein — translated: MAKCQICSIHSPLISAQLGICLDCIRSNPEKALQISNQIHAETRQAFNLPANPPKTPDGLQCGQCANKCKIAEGRKGYCGLVENQDDKLVRHGGTPEKGILQWYHDLLPTNCVSWWFCPGCTGASYPKYAYKPKAEIGHSNLAVFYGSCSTDCLFCQNWHYRNLARKHKPTISAEQLASKAYEKTSCICFFGGDPSTQMPHALKTSQIALTEALNKNRILRICWETNGRMLPNYAEQAAEFSLKSGGNMKFDIKTWDENLNKVLCGTSNKATLENFQKIGKKYYNQRPELPLLTASTLLIPDYVDIKEVENIAKFIAEVNPQIPYTLLAFFPAYILNDLPTTNRKNANNCYDIARKYLDNVRIGNIHLLS